The Variovorax sp. PMC12 genome segment CGACGATGGAGGCGGGCGGGTGGGCCTGCTGCACCATGGTGCTGGCCAGCAGGCCGGCCGGCAGGTTGTTGACCAGGTTCGAGCCGAAGGCCAGCAGCGTCCCGGCGATGGCCCCCGTGGCGCGTTCGCCGTGCTGCGCGCCCGCCATGAGCCACTGCGCCAGCCGCTCGGTCAGCCCGGTCCTGGAGATCGCCTCGACCAGCACGAACAGGCCCGCCACCAGCGGCAGCACCGTCCAGGACACCTCGCGCAGCAGCGGCAGCGGACTGGAACGGTCACGCAGCAGCACCACGGCAGCGGTGAGCACGCCCATCACGCAGGTCGGCAGGCCGAGCGACCAGTCCATGGCCGATACGGCCATCAGCACCACGGCGGTGGCGATCAGGCCGGCCAGCGCGGTGCGCCCTCCGCTCGATAGCGGCGCCATCCGCGACGGTACCTCGCAGCCGCCCGCCAGCTCGCGCCGCTGGGTGAAGCGCAACACCAGGAAAGTGCTCCCGATGGCCAGCACCGAGGGCAGCGTGAAATGCAGGAGCCAGGGCCACAGCGCCGGCATGTGCTCGCCGTAGAGCACCAGGTTGGCGGGGTTGGAGATCGGCAGCACGAAGCTCGCCGCGTTGGCGACGAAGGCGCAGATGAACAGATAAGGCAACGCCGGCGCGCGGGCCTGGCGCGCGGCGGCGAAGACGGCCGGCGTGAGCACCACCGCGGCGGCGTCGTTCGAAAGGAAGGCGGTGACCACCACGCCGACCAGATAGACCAGCAGGAACAGGCGGCTGCGCGAGCCCTTCGCCTGCCGGACCGCATGGCTTGCGACCCAGTCGAACAGGCCTTGGCGGCGTGCCGTTTCCGACAGCAGCATCATGCCGATCAGGAACAGGTAGACGTCAGTGCCCTTGCCGACGGCGGTGAGCGCGTCCGACAGCGGCAGCAGGCCCAGCGCCACCGCCAGCACGCCGCCCGTGACCGCCCACACCGCCTCCGGCCAGTTGAAGGGGCGAAGCAGCACGCCGGCCGTCACGGCCGCCGTGAGGCTCCAGAGGGACAGATGACTCGACATTGCAAACGCCTCGCGATGGGTTGTTTGTGTGACAGGCGAGGCGGAGTCTGGGCGACCGGACGCACGCGTCCTGTCGGCCAATGTCGCAGTGCGGCGCGGCCAGCGGGCGCACCTTGGCGCAGTCGCTGTGCGCGATCGATGTGGCAGGCCCGAAGAGTCAGCCTGCGCTCAGCAATTGGAAGCTATGGCGCAGCGACAGATACAGCGCGCGAAAGCGCGCATGCCGCGCGCGATGGCCTTCGGCGCCGGCGGTCCGGGGCTCGAAGCGCTGGCGCACCGCGGGCGGCGTGCACACCGCCTCCAGCGTGCCGCCATCGGCCAGCCAGGCCAGTCGCGCCGCGCCCAGCGCACCGCCGGCTTCACCGCCTTCGCCAAGCGTGAGCGGCACTTCGAGGATGTCGGCCAGCAGCTGCGACCACCAGGCGCTGCGCGCGCCGCCACCGACCAGGGCCAGCGCGCCCTCGGGCAGCCGCAGGGTGTCGAGGCCGTCGCGCAGGCCGAAGCTCACGCCCTCGACCACGGCGTAGGCGATTTCCGCCGGCCCGTGTGCATGCGTGAGCCCGAAGAGCACGCCCTGGGCATCGGGGTTGTTGTGCGGCGAGCGTTCGCCCGACAGGTACGGCAGGAACAGCGGGCACCGCTCGCGTTGCGCCGACGGCACCAATGCCGCCGCTTCGAGCAGCGCGGCCTCGTCGGCAAACTTGAAAGCCTTCGCGGCCCAGCTCACCGCGCTCGCGGCGGAGAGCATCACCGACATCTGGTGCCAGCGCTTCGGCAGCGCATGGCAGAAGGCGTGCATCGCCTGCGCCGGGTTCGGCAGGAAGCGGTCGGTCGACACGAACACCACGCCTGAAGTACCCAGCGAAACGAAGCCCTGCCCCGGCTCGACCAGCCCCATGCCGACCGCGCTGGCGGCGTTGTCGCCGGCACCGCCCGCGATCTTCACGCCGCCCGGCATGCCCCAGCGCGCCGCGAGTTCGGGCTTGAGCAGCGCCGAAACCTCGCTGCCTTCGACCAGCCGCGGCATGTGCGCGCGCGTCAGCCCGGTGGCGGCGAGCAGTTCGTCGGACCAGTCGCGCGCACCCACGTCGAGCCACAGCGTGCCGGCCGCGTCGGACATCTCGCTGACCGCCTCGCCGCTGAGCATGAAGCGCAGCCAGTCCTTCGGCAGCAGCACGCGCGCCACGCGGGCAAAGAGTTCGGGCTCATGCTCGCGCACCCACAGCAGCTTGGGCGCGGTGAAGCCCGGCATCGCGAGGTTGCCCGCGATGTCGCCGAGCCGCGGCACGGCGCGCGTGAGCGCTTCGCACTGCGCGCCGCTGCGGCCGTCGTTCCACAGGATCGCGGGCCGCAGCACCTCGCCGGCCGCATCGAGCAGCGTGGCGCCGTGCATCTGCCCCGACAGGCCGATGGCGCGCACCGCCGACAACGCCTCGCCGTGCGCCTCTCGCAACTGCGCCATGACCTGCTCGAGCGCCTGCCACCACTGGGCCGGCGCCTGCTCCGACCACAGCGGATGCGGCCTCTGGACCGTGAGCGGCGCGCGCGCCACGCCCACGATGCGGTGATCGTCGGCGAGCAGCAGCGCCTTGAGCTCGGACGTGCCGAGGTCGAGTCCAAGATACAAGATGACCCCCTGGTTTCGTGCTTGGTGGCAAGCTTAGGAAGAGATGCCGCCGCCGAAGCGCGTGTCGGCCTGGCGGCGGAATTCGCTGGGCGTCATGCCCTTGATCTCGAGAAAGCGCCGGTTGAAGTTGGCCACGTTGTTGAAACCCACCTGGTAGCAGATGTCGGTCACGTAGTGGTCGGTCTGCATCAGCAGGTGGCAGGCGCTGTTGATGCGCACGCGGTTGACGAAGTCGGTGAAGCTGTTGCCGGTGGAGCGCCTGAAGAAGCGGCTGAAGCGGCTTTCGCTCATGCCCAGTTCGGCCGCCACGTCGGACATCGAGATCGGGTCCGCCATGTTGTTGGTGATGCGGTTGACGATGCCGTTGATCTGGTCGACCTGCGCGTCGCCGTCCGCGCCCTGCGCGCCCTGCATCTGCACGCTCGACAGCAGCCGATAGTCGGTGCATTGGGAGAGATCGGCCATGAAGTCGAGGAACAGGCCCAGGCGCCGCACGCCGCGCGCGGCCTTGATGCGGTCCCAGTGCGCCTGTGCCTGCTGCGACATGCCGAAGAACTCGATGCCGTGGCGCGCGCGCTCCAGCAGCTGCATCACCTCGCGCAGTTCCGGAATGCCGGCGGCCGCGCTCTCGATGGGTTCGTGGCGGAACTGGATCACCCGGTCGCGCCCCGCCGCGCCGCCTTCGGGCACGTCCAGCGAGATCCAGTTGTGCGGCAGGCGCGGCCCGCACAGCACCAGGTGCCCGGGCTGGAACGGCCCGATCCAGTCGCCGATGAAGGCCTTGCCCGATGTCTCGGTGATCAGGTGCAGCTCGTAGTCTTCATGGAAGTGCCATCGCACCAGCGGGCTGGGGAAGCCGTGCGCCAGGCAGCGCACCAGGCCGGTTTCTTCGGGCGCCTCGTAGCCCAGCGAGGGGGAGCGCGCGAAGTCGCGTTCCAGCTCGGGTTGGCGCTGGCGGGGGACCGAGCGTTTGCGTGTGGACGTCGTCATGGCGGCACGGTTCAGGACCGGGAAGCAACAGCCGTATTTTCTTCCTTCGCCAGCGCGGCGTGAACCGCCTCCAGCGTGGGTGGATCGGCACCCTCGCGGGTGCAGTTGAGGGCGGCGGCGGTGGCGGCGAAGGCCATCACCTCGCGCCATGCGTCGTCGCCCAGCTCGCCGAGCTGCTCCGGCCGCTCGACGCCGTGCGCCAGCAGCGAGACCGACAGCCCCGCCGTGAAGGTGTCGCCCGCGCCGATGGTGTCGACCACCTCGACGCGCGGCGCGGCCACCGTGACCGGCGCGCGACCCGCGCGCCAGAGCGTGGCGCCGTCGCCGCCGCGCGTGACGATCACCGCGCGCGCGCCGGCCGCGAGGCAGTCGGCGGCCAGCGCGTCCACCGGCTGGCCGGGCGCGAGCAGCGCCGCGTCCTCGTCGCTCAGCTTGACCAGGTCGGCCATGCCGAACCAGCCGGCCACGCGCTTGCGGTAGGCGGCCATGTCGGTGATCAGGCTGGGCCGCACGTTGGGGTCGAACACGACCACGCGCTGCCCCCGGTTCGCGGCGACGAGGTCGGCGATGCGCGTGGCGGCCGGGTCCTGCAGCAGCGAGATCGACCCGAAGTGCAGGAAGCGGCACTCCGGCGGCAGCTGCGGCAGCGGCTCGGGCGCCCAGGTGGCGTCGGCGCTGCCCTGCGTGTAGAAGGCGTAGCGGTTGGTCTGCGGCGTGCGCTCGACGAAGGCCAGCGTCGACGGCGCGCCGCTGCGCAGGATGAAGCTGGTGTCCACGCCGTTCTTCTGCAGGAAGCCCATCAGCCGTTCGCCGAACAGGTCGGTCGACAGCTGCGTGAGAAAGCCGGTCGGCTGCCCGAGCCGCGCGCAGGCCACGGCGGTGTTCAGCGGCGAGCCGCCTTCATGGCCCAGGAATGCCAGGGTGCCCGCCTCGCCGGCGGTGAAATCGATCAGGGCTTCGCCCGTGAGTGCAATGCGCATGGTGTGTGGGTCGGGATTCGGTGTCGTCGGTCAGGGCAAGGTGCGCGCATCGGCCAGGAAGCCGCGCTCGGCGGACAGTGTCGCGGAATGGTCGAGCAGTTCGGCAAACAGCCGCGGCGGAATGGTGATGGCGCCCACGCCGAGCCCCAGCAGCGAAAGATACGCCTCGCGCGACCGGATGCTGGCCACCAGCAGCCGCGTACCCGAGGCCGGCCGCCGCGCCACCAGCGACTGCATCTGCGCGATCAGCGCCAGGCCGTCGATGCCCGCGTCTTCCAGCCGGCCGAGGTACGGCGCCGCATAGGCCGCGCCCAGTTGCGCCGCGAAGTGGGCCTGCTCGGGCGCGTACACGGCGGTCCAGGTGACGGGCACGCCCTGCGCGATGAGCCGCGCGCCGGCGTCCAGGCCCTGCCGCGTGGCGGGGATCTTGATGACGAGTTGGCCGCGGTCGAAGTGCGGCAACAAGGCTTGCGCGTCTTCGAGCATGCCGTCGACGTGTTCGGAACAGACCTGCGCCTGCACTTGGCGCGCGCCCAGTTCGATGCAGCGCGCGAGCAGTCCGGGCACGGCAGCGCGGCCGACGCCCGCGCGCTTGAGCAGCGTCGGGTTGGTCGTCACGCCGTGCACCACCGGGTGGGGCAGGCAGGTCTGTATCTCGGCCAGGTCGGCGCTGTCGAGGTACAGGTGGAAGTCTTCAATCATTTGTTGCTTCCTGTGGGGCGAGCTGTTTCGGGGTGAGTGCGCAGGGCACCGGGTACTCCCCTCCGCGAATGTCCCCCGCCGGCGTGAGCGCCCCACGAACAAAGCCCATGAAAAACAAAAACCGATCTCATCGACAACCCAGCTCAAGACATGACATTACCGCCATCGACATTCAAGGTCTGCGCCGTGATGTAGCGCGCCTCGTCGCTGGCCAGGAACACCGCCGCCCCCGTGATGTCTTCCGGCACGCCCATGCGGCCGAGCGGCACC includes the following:
- a CDS encoding arsenic transporter; this translates as MSSHLSLWSLTAAVTAGVLLRPFNWPEAVWAVTGGVLAVALGLLPLSDALTAVGKGTDVYLFLIGMMLLSETARRQGLFDWVASHAVRQAKGSRSRLFLLVYLVGVVVTAFLSNDAAAVVLTPAVFAAARQARAPALPYLFICAFVANAASFVLPISNPANLVLYGEHMPALWPWLLHFTLPSVLAIGSTFLVLRFTQRRELAGGCEVPSRMAPLSSGGRTALAGLIATAVVLMAVSAMDWSLGLPTCVMGVLTAAVVLLRDRSSPLPLLREVSWTVLPLVAGLFVLVEAISRTGLTERLAQWLMAGAQHGERATGAIAGTLLAFGSNLVNNLPAGLLASTMVQQAHPPASIVDALLIGVDLGPNLSITGSLATILWLIAIRREGEDVGFVRFLKVGVLVMPPALCLALGARLLTA
- the xylB gene encoding xylulokinase, producing MYLGLDLGTSELKALLLADDHRIVGVARAPLTVQRPHPLWSEQAPAQWWQALEQVMAQLREAHGEALSAVRAIGLSGQMHGATLLDAAGEVLRPAILWNDGRSGAQCEALTRAVPRLGDIAGNLAMPGFTAPKLLWVREHEPELFARVARVLLPKDWLRFMLSGEAVSEMSDAAGTLWLDVGARDWSDELLAATGLTRAHMPRLVEGSEVSALLKPELAARWGMPGGVKIAGGAGDNAASAVGMGLVEPGQGFVSLGTSGVVFVSTDRFLPNPAQAMHAFCHALPKRWHQMSVMLSAASAVSWAAKAFKFADEAALLEAAALVPSAQRERCPLFLPYLSGERSPHNNPDAQGVLFGLTHAHGPAEIAYAVVEGVSFGLRDGLDTLRLPEGALALVGGGARSAWWSQLLADILEVPLTLGEGGEAGGALGAARLAWLADGGTLEAVCTPPAVRQRFEPRTAGAEGHRARHARFRALYLSLRHSFQLLSAG
- a CDS encoding AraC family transcriptional regulator, which produces MTTSTRKRSVPRQRQPELERDFARSPSLGYEAPEETGLVRCLAHGFPSPLVRWHFHEDYELHLITETSGKAFIGDWIGPFQPGHLVLCGPRLPHNWISLDVPEGGAAGRDRVIQFRHEPIESAAAGIPELREVMQLLERARHGIEFFGMSQQAQAHWDRIKAARGVRRLGLFLDFMADLSQCTDYRLLSSVQMQGAQGADGDAQVDQINGIVNRITNNMADPISMSDVAAELGMSESRFSRFFRRSTGNSFTDFVNRVRINSACHLLMQTDHYVTDICYQVGFNNVANFNRRFLEIKGMTPSEFRRQADTRFGGGISS
- a CDS encoding carbohydrate kinase family protein; this translates as MRIALTGEALIDFTAGEAGTLAFLGHEGGSPLNTAVACARLGQPTGFLTQLSTDLFGERLMGFLQKNGVDTSFILRSGAPSTLAFVERTPQTNRYAFYTQGSADATWAPEPLPQLPPECRFLHFGSISLLQDPAATRIADLVAANRGQRVVVFDPNVRPSLITDMAAYRKRVAGWFGMADLVKLSDEDAALLAPGQPVDALAADCLAAGARAVIVTRGGDGATLWRAGRAPVTVAAPRVEVVDTIGAGDTFTAGLSVSLLAHGVERPEQLGELGDDAWREVMAFAATAAALNCTREGADPPTLEAVHAALAKEENTAVASRS
- a CDS encoding transaldolase family protein, with translation MIEDFHLYLDSADLAEIQTCLPHPVVHGVTTNPTLLKRAGVGRAAVPGLLARCIELGARQVQAQVCSEHVDGMLEDAQALLPHFDRGQLVIKIPATRQGLDAGARLIAQGVPVTWTAVYAPEQAHFAAQLGAAYAAPYLGRLEDAGIDGLALIAQMQSLVARRPASGTRLLVASIRSREAYLSLLGLGVGAITIPPRLFAELLDHSATLSAERGFLADARTLP